A genomic window from Lentibacter algarum includes:
- the xdhC gene encoding xanthine dehydrogenase accessory protein XdhC: MSGLATFLEVEGAVVEVRIAEVRGSSPREPGAFMLVRGTQIWGTVGGGQLEYMAMDEARMLARSGERFREMNVPLGPEIGQCCGGRVRLMLKELDDKGKAELIAEDAKRLMGLPEVLILGAGHVGRALAYAFAPLPVRAKLIDSRAEELARAPNGTEKICTPLPEAELRKASAGAAYIVATHEHSLDFLLTQEALARTDAAYVGMIGSKTKRAKFESWAVGGTGALMCPMAAAHKGDRRPEVIAAFVVAEVLMALTKAHSKELADE; the protein is encoded by the coding sequence ATGAGTGGGTTGGCGACATTTCTTGAGGTCGAAGGCGCTGTTGTCGAAGTGCGTATTGCCGAGGTGCGGGGGTCGTCGCCGCGTGAGCCAGGTGCGTTCATGCTTGTGCGTGGCACTCAGATCTGGGGCACTGTTGGGGGCGGTCAGCTTGAATATATGGCGATGGATGAAGCTCGGATGCTGGCTCGCTCTGGTGAGCGCTTTCGTGAAATGAACGTACCGCTTGGCCCTGAGATCGGCCAATGTTGTGGGGGGCGCGTGCGCCTTATGCTCAAGGAGCTAGACGATAAGGGCAAGGCTGAGCTCATTGCTGAAGACGCAAAGCGGCTGATGGGCTTGCCCGAGGTGTTGATCCTTGGTGCGGGGCATGTTGGCCGCGCCCTTGCTTATGCTTTCGCGCCGCTTCCCGTGCGTGCAAAGCTTATCGACAGCCGAGCAGAGGAGTTGGCCCGCGCGCCGAACGGGACAGAGAAAATTTGCACGCCGCTGCCAGAGGCCGAGCTGCGTAAGGCGAGTGCGGGTGCGGCCTATATTGTGGCCACGCATGAGCACAGTCTCGACTTTTTGCTCACACAAGAAGCACTGGCGCGCACCGATGCGGCATATGTTGGAATGATAGGCTCCAAGACCAAGCGTGCAAAATTTGAAAGCTGGGCAGTGGGAGGCACAGGGGCATTGATGTGTCCGATGGCGGCAGCGCACAAAGGAGACAGGCGGCCTGAAGTGATTGCTGCGTTTGTCGTGGCGGAGGTTTTGATGGCTTTGACAAAAGCGCACTCAAAGGAGCTGGCAGATGAGTGA